The Saprospiraceae bacterium genomic interval TCCATCATTGGTTATTTTCATTGGCATTTCCGAAATACTGGGCGCAATCGGACTGATACTTCCCGAATATTTAGCCATACTTCCGGTTTTAACGGTTGTTGCTTCAATTTGCTTAGGTCTCATTATGATACCCGCTGCAATAATCAGTTTTAAAAGGCAGGAGTATAAAAGGATTGTCATCAATATCATTATATTTTTCATCTGCATGTTCATTGCATGGGGTAGAGCGGCTTTGTTGCCGGATTGATTTCATACTAAATCAAAGAAATTTATATTTTTAGGGCTTAAGTACAAGTAAGGCAAAATGGATAATCCATATTTGGCTTAACGAGCACCTATCGGAATTGAATTGATACCATTTGCGATATGAATCGTTACTTCCCAATGAATCTGAACTTTATCTTGGATATGGCTTAACATTAAAATGGATAGCTACCAATCTTTTCAAAATTGGTTTTTTACATGGAACACTAGATAAAATTCAATTAAAGGGAAAGTTTGATGACCAGAAAGATATCAGGATTGAATGGAAATCTTGTACCTGACCGAAGTAAATAAGTGTTTAAAAATATAAAATAAAAACAGTAAATGACAAAGAGGGAAAGGAGATTCCAGCACGATTTCCAGTTCATGTAAACCATAAAACATTCAAGAATCAGGCTTAGCACAAACAAAATCAGAATCACCGATTTTAAAGATTTTAATAAAAAGTGATTGCTGAAGGTTTTGTGTCCGAAGCTCAGGTCATCGAGACGGTCTCTGTAATCAAACAACAAACTTTGAGCCAGCAAAATGAAAAAAAAATCAACCGAATAAATCAGTCTTTTTTCAAATGTACTATGGATGTCTCCAAAAGTATAAAACAAAAGCAGTACCCAACAGGTGCAAATGCAAATATTTTTAACAAGTGGAATGTTTCTGAATAAATAGAAACGCGAATGATTGTGATAAAGGAGTCCGATGACTGTAAGGGTGAATAAGATTACTTGTGATTGCTGATTAAATTGATGGAAGAAATAATAAGCCGGGATGAATAGTGCAGCTAAGAGGATCCAGTCATACATACCTGTATTTCCATTTCTGTTGTAATGAAAATGAAAACAAATTTGCTTTTGATAAAAGTATGCAGCAAATGTAGTTAAGGATGTAAAAGTATATACAGACAGAGATAGAGATTCGAATGCAAAAATGTTGTTGACCTGAAACAGGAGGGTGGGCAAAAGTATTGCGTAAAAAAGGGAACTGCGAATCGCGTTCGTCCTTCTCTTAGAAATACTTAAAACTCTGTTTGGGATCAATGCTTAACAAGACTTCGTAAATAAGTTTGATGACATTTTCAATATCATCTATGCTGGCTGTTTCAACAGTAGTGTGCATATAACG includes:
- a CDS encoding DoxX family protein, producing the protein MNTILWIFQAIMALTFIIPGIAKLIYPVPKLVDKGMTGVEGLSPSLVIFIGISEILGAIGLILPEYLAILPVLTVVASICLGLIMIPAAIISFKRQEYKRIVINIIIFFICMFIAWGRAALLPD